The genomic DNA ACACGCCTGAGGCTCAGGCATTCCTGCGTTACCTGAAGCGGGCCTCGGCGAAGACATCTTCCGAGTGATCCCGCGGCCGACGGTGCGAGTGATTCGCTCGGTTCGCCGCTGCCTCGGAGCTTTCGGGCTGGTCCTGATCGCGCTGGTCCTGATCGGATGCGGCGGACCCGAAGCGATCGACTATTCCGGTCCCGTGGCTGGATGGGATGCTTTCGGTGGCGATGCCGGCGGACTCCAGTATTCGCCGCTCACCCAGGTGACTGCCGCGAACGTGACGGATCTGGAACTCGCGTGGGTGCACAAACACGGTGACATCTCCGATGGCAGCGACGGAACGACTCGCACGAGCTACAACGTGGCGCCGATCCTGGTCGACGACACACTCGTCGTCTGTACCGGTTACAACCGTGTGATCGCGATCGACGCCGAGACGGGTGCCGAGCGCTGGGCGTTCGATCCCGAGCAACGCCTGACGAAGCTCAGGGGACCCTATCCGCGAGTGTGCCGCGGGGTTGCGCACTGGCCCGGGAACGACGATCCGGCGCCGTGCAGTTCGCGCATCCTGACGGCGACCGTCGATTCGCAACTGATCGCCATCGACGCAGCGAACGGCAAGCCGTGCGAGGACTTCGGTACGCACGGTCGCGTCGAACTTCGCGAAGGTGTCGACGGCGAGCCCTGGGAGTACTACGTGACCGCTCCACCGCTGGTGGTGGGCGATCTGGTCGTGGTAGGCGCACTCGTGTCCGACAATCTGCGTGCGGACGCACCCAGCGGTGTCGTTCGCGCGTTCGATGTGCGCAGCGGCCGGCTCGCCTGGGCCTGGGATCCGGTGCCGCCCGGAAGTGAGCGTCCCGCCGACGCCGAAGGCTATCGGCCTGGAACGGCAAACGTCTGGTCGATCATGTCCGCAGACGCTGAACGCGATCTGATCTTCATCCCGACGGGCAATGCAGCTCCCGACTATTTTGCGGGCAATCGGGGCGGTCTCGACTACTACTCGAGTGCGACCGTGGCCTTGCGCGCTTCTACCGGTCAGGTCGTGTGGCGACGCCAGTACGTGCATCACGATCTATGGGATTACGACACACCTTCCCAGCCCACGCTCTGGGACTTCCCCGGGCCGGACGGGCCGATCCCGGTCGTCGTGCAATCCACCAAGATGGGGCATGTCTTCATCTTGCACCGCGAGACCGGCGAGCCCCTGTTTCCGATCGAGGAGCGACCCGTGCCACAGAACGGTGTGCCGTTGGAGACGCTCTCGCCCACCCAGCCGTTTCCGACCCACGTTCCAGCGCTGCACCCGTCCAGCTTCGGGCCCGAAGACGCCTGGGGGTTCACGTCTTACGACCAGGGCAAGTGTGCGGAGATCATCGCCCGGTACAGACACGACGGGATCTTTACCCCACCCACTCTCGAAGGCTCGATCCAGTTTCCCGGATCGGCAGGTGGTGCGAACTGGGGCGGGGTCGCAATCGATGGTTCCGGCGTTCTGTTCGTGAACCAGACGCGCATGCCCGCGGTGATCAAGCTGATTCCGCGGGCGGAATACGACGCCATGCCCGACAAGACTTCGACCTACCCGGCCGAACTCTATCCCATGAAGGGCACGCCGTATGCGCTCTCGCGCTTCCCACTGCTTTCGCCTTTCGACGCGCCGTGCAACGCACCGCCCTGGGGAACGCTCACAGCCGTCGATCTGGTGAAGGGGGAAGTCCTCTGGGAAGTCGCCCTCGGCACCACCCGTGATCAGGCTCCCTTCCCGATGTGGCTGAGCCTGGGGGCCCCGAACCTGGGAGGGCCTCTCGCGACGGCCGGGGGTCTTCTCTTCATCGGCGCCACCACGGACAAGTTTCTGCGCGCATTCGACGTGCGCTCGGGTGAGGAGATCTGGACTCAGCGTCTTCCCTTCACCGCGAATTCAAATCCGATCACCTACCGCCTGCGGCCGGATGGAAAGCAGTACGTGCTGATTGCGGCCGGTGGCCATGGCTGGTCGGAGCCGGGCGACGCGTTGATGGCCTTCGCGCTTCCGGACTGACGGCTTCCCGACCGGCGGATCAGGGCTAGACGCCACTCGCGACGGATCCGCCACACGGGACTGCTAGCCCCGATCTTCGACTACCAGTATGCTCTGGTCCGCACCGATGTCGGTTGCCGGGAGGAACAATGAGCCGAAAGGTCGCGCTCATCACCGGAATCACGGGTCAGGACGGATCGTATCTGGCGGAGCTTCTGCTTGAGAAGGGCTATGACGTCCACGGGATCGCCCGTCGGACGTCTCAGCTGAATCGCTCGCGCATCGATGAGTCGCGCGGGCGCGCGATCCGCGAAGGCCATGTATACGAACTGCACTACGGGGATCTCGGAGACTCCAGTAGCATCAATCGCATCATCGCCGAGACGCGCCCGACCGAGGTCTACAATCTGGCTGCGCAGTCTCATGTAGCGGTGTCGTTTCAGCAGCCGGAGTACACCTGCGATGTCGACGCCAATGGAGTGCTGAGACTCCTGGAGGCGATTCGCTCCAATCGTCTGGACTGTCGCTTCTACCAGGCCTCGACGTCAGAGCTCTTCGGCAAGGTCGAGGAGATTCCGCAGACCGAGACCACACCGTTCCATCCTCGGTCCCCGTACGGCGTCGCGAAGCTGTACGGCTACTGGATCGTGCGCAACTACCGCGAAGCGTACGGTATGCACGCGAGCAACGGCATTCTGTTCAATCACGAGTCGCCGCGACGAGGTGAGAACTTCGCACCCCGCAAGGTCACGATCGGCCTTTCCCGCATCAAGGCAGGCCTGCAAGACAAGCTGACCATGGGCAACATCGACTCCAAGCGCGACTGGGGCTACGCGCGGGATTTCGTCGAAGCCATGTGGATGATGTTGCAGCAGGACGAGCCGGATGATTTCGTGATCGCGACCGGCGAAACCCATACAGTGCGCGAGTTCATCGAACTGGCTGCGGGAACGCTTGATTGGGAGATCGAGTGGGAAGGCGAGGGCACCGATGAAGTGGGCCGCGAAAGCAAATCGGGACGGGTACTGATCGATATTTCCGAGCGCTTCTACCGCCCAGCCGAAGTCGACCTGCTCCTGGGGGATCCCAGCAAGGCTCGAGAGGTATTCGGTTGGCAGCCACGCGTGAGCTTCGGCGAACTGGTGCAACTGCTCATGAAGGCTGATCTCGATCTCTACGCGAAACCCTGAGAAGCTGATTTCGGCCTTTGCCCCGCATTCTAATGCGCAGAACTGCGTCGCGTCTGCGCACGGATGTCGTGTATGGCTCAAGTTGTCGCCAACGGACGACGAAAAATAAGCTTTCTGG from bacterium includes the following:
- a CDS encoding pyrroloquinoline quinone-dependent dehydrogenase → MRSVRRCLGAFGLVLIALVLIGCGGPEAIDYSGPVAGWDAFGGDAGGLQYSPLTQVTAANVTDLELAWVHKHGDISDGSDGTTRTSYNVAPILVDDTLVVCTGYNRVIAIDAETGAERWAFDPEQRLTKLRGPYPRVCRGVAHWPGNDDPAPCSSRILTATVDSQLIAIDAANGKPCEDFGTHGRVELREGVDGEPWEYYVTAPPLVVGDLVVVGALVSDNLRADAPSGVVRAFDVRSGRLAWAWDPVPPGSERPADAEGYRPGTANVWSIMSADAERDLIFIPTGNAAPDYFAGNRGGLDYYSSATVALRASTGQVVWRRQYVHHDLWDYDTPSQPTLWDFPGPDGPIPVVVQSTKMGHVFILHRETGEPLFPIEERPVPQNGVPLETLSPTQPFPTHVPALHPSSFGPEDAWGFTSYDQGKCAEIIARYRHDGIFTPPTLEGSIQFPGSAGGANWGGVAIDGSGVLFVNQTRMPAVIKLIPRAEYDAMPDKTSTYPAELYPMKGTPYALSRFPLLSPFDAPCNAPPWGTLTAVDLVKGEVLWEVALGTTRDQAPFPMWLSLGAPNLGGPLATAGGLLFIGATTDKFLRAFDVRSGEEIWTQRLPFTANSNPITYRLRPDGKQYVLIAAGGHGWSEPGDALMAFALPD
- the gmd gene encoding GDP-mannose 4,6-dehydratase — translated: MSRKVALITGITGQDGSYLAELLLEKGYDVHGIARRTSQLNRSRIDESRGRAIREGHVYELHYGDLGDSSSINRIIAETRPTEVYNLAAQSHVAVSFQQPEYTCDVDANGVLRLLEAIRSNRLDCRFYQASTSELFGKVEEIPQTETTPFHPRSPYGVAKLYGYWIVRNYREAYGMHASNGILFNHESPRRGENFAPRKVTIGLSRIKAGLQDKLTMGNIDSKRDWGYARDFVEAMWMMLQQDEPDDFVIATGETHTVREFIELAAGTLDWEIEWEGEGTDEVGRESKSGRVLIDISERFYRPAEVDLLLGDPSKAREVFGWQPRVSFGELVQLLMKADLDLYAKP